In Lolium rigidum isolate FL_2022 chromosome 7, APGP_CSIRO_Lrig_0.1, whole genome shotgun sequence, the DNA window cacggtacgtgtaaagagtacttgtcggagacgaggttgaaaaaGGTATGGAGGAtactgatgatcaaacctcggacaagtaaaatatagcgtgacaaagggaatcggtatcgtatgtaaatggttcaatcgatcactaagttatcattgaatatgtgggagccattatggatctccagatcccgctattggtgattggtcggagagaagtctcaatcatgtctgcatagttcacgaaccgtagggtgacacacttaaggtttgacgtCGTTTTAAGtaaatatggaatatggaatggagttcgaattttgttcggagtcgatgggatccaggacatcacgaggatttccggaatggtccggagaataagattcatatataggaagtcactttccaagtttggaaatgatccggtgcatttatggaaggcgctagaatgttgtagaaccttccggaagaaatcaccatggaaggtggagtcccggttggactccaccaaccctaaccagccaaccaagttggagggtggagtccatggtggactccacctccttggtcgGCCAAGCAAGAAGGAAAGGGAGAGTCcagtgtccctctaggtttcgcccatatggaagtttttgaattggagtcttattcgaacactttgggcaacccctaggggttccacctatataatgagggagagagggagggatcCGGCCACCacattggccgcaccaccaagggcacCAAGGCCGGTGCCCCAagcagccccctctccccaaaccctagccgccccctcctcaTACTACTCCCATAGCGCTTAAGCGAAGcctcgccggagttctccatcaccaccgccaccacgccgtcgtgcgcgTCGGGATTCcgagaggatctactacttccgctgcccgcctggaacggggagaaggacgtcgtcatcaacaccgaacgtgcgaccggaagtacggaggtgctgcccgactcgtGGCAccagtcaagatcttctacgcgcttttgaaagcggcaagtgatcatctacactcaacaacgagatctaatctcgtaggctttgaaatcttcgagggttagtctcatgatcttcatcgttgctaccatcttctagtttggatcttggcttgttgttcgttcttgcggtaggaaatttttgttttctatgctacgaatccatcNNNNNNNNNNNNNNNNNNNNNNNNNNNNNNNNNNNNNNNNNNNNNNNNNNNNNNNNNNNNNNNNNNNNNNNNNNNNNNNNNNNNNNNNNNNNNNNNNNNNGACTTGAAAAAAGAATTAGGCACCTTGCAAGGAAGGCGTATATTCAACCACAACTGAAGTTCCTCTGCGTCAAGCAACTGGCATACAACATGAGGGATGCATTCTATGCCATCCATCACATGCGAGAGTTTGTACAGGACCCGTGGCTACTTATGGAACCGTCTAGTATCACAAGATGGGTCAAGGACTTTGCAAACAGCAGTGATAAAGATTTCAGACTTGAGTTGTATCGCATCCAACATAAGCTTGCACAACTCATCTAGAAGGATGTCTGCAGTGAGGAGGGGGTGTTCTACTACGATCCTGTAAAACCAAGTCAGAGGCAGATAGAAGAGTGCTCTAATCTACAGGGTGACCATGGGTACTTCATGACGTTTGATGGTATCCGCCGTTTCCCGTTGAGGTCGAGTCGAAAGTACGATGTTGTTGGTTTATCTGTATGATGAACTTGCCTACATTTAATTTTGAACGATCTATAAGTCGTGTGTTGTAAACATTATTCCTAAAACCGCCTAGCTCTAGTTTTTGGAAGATTAATTAGGTTTATGAACTTAATTAGTGTTATTATTGTTCGTGCACATTGCTTGCACATTTGATTTGGTCTTGTTGGCGGGCCTACTTTGTCACGTGTCTTTTTATATGAGGCTCATCTCTTGATACTTGCAGACTTTTATTcaatgtacttgccgatgattatacTTTGGCACCATCTAATGAAAGAGGCATCCAATAAACCTTACCATATGTACATGCACATTGCTTGCACATTTGATTTGGTATTGTTGACTACCTATTTTGTCTCTGGATACTTGTAGACTTTTATTCAAATGCACTTGACGATGGTTATACTCTGGCACCATCTAATGAAAGAGGCAGCAAATAAAACCTTGTCATATGTCCATGCACATTCTTGcacattttattttgtcttgtttggTGACCTTTTTTGTCGTGTGTCTTTATATGAGGCTCATCTCTAGATACTTGACTTTTATTCAAATGCACTTGATGATGATTAATACTCTGGCACCATCTAATGGAAGAGGCAACCCATAAGACCTTGTTCTATGTCCATGTACATTGCTTGAGCTAACCCTATGCAATCCCGGTTTTGACCGGTTTCTACGGTTTTCTCAAACCAGACTATTCACCACGgttttgattgggtttggctggtTTAAATTGTATAGACATGAGGTAACAAGGCGGTTCGGTGCGGGCTGGTTACACAGTTTGACTGGTTTGGCACCGTTTCCATCGTTGTCGCTCCAGCTCGAACTCATATCATTCCAGCAGCCAATCAAAATCCTGAGCGGAGAACAACCATCAGATAACTCCAGAACAGATCCGGCGATCCTCGCTGGCCATGAGCGGAGAACGACCATCGAAGAACTGGAGAGCAGATCCGCCTCCAGCCCTCCACCTCACTGGCCATGAACGGAGAATCAAAAGCTGAGAGGTGACATGGGAAACCAGATCTGGCGTTCCTCCAACGTCCAGGCGACATGAAGGCTCCTAGAGGCATGGGGAACTGGTGGAAGAGCCTTCCAAAGGAGGGGAAGGACTAGCAGTTTCACACACGGAGGAAGCATCAAGAGAGACGAAGGAAGAGTTGATGTGGGATTTGCACATGGAGGAGAACTATTTTAGGACGGTTTGGTCGGTTTGACTACATCCAACCCGTCTCAGGCCAACCCGTGATATTATTGGACGGTTTGAGTACGTACGTAAACCAACTTAACCCGGCACAAACCAGTCCTATGGTGCGGTGCGGGCTGCTGGTTTCAGCAGTTTCGGACCAAACCATGCCCGGGGTGAGCTTGAGCATTTGACTTGGTCTTATTGGTTGACCTCTTTTGTCGTGTGCCTTTATATGAGGCTCATCTCTGGatacttgatttttttttcaaatgcacttgccaatgattaaaatgtttggtcgctACACGTGATCCCATGATTACACTAGGCACAATCTAATGAAAAAGTGAGTCGGTAACACCATGTCATATGCCCATGCACATTTCTTGCCCATTTTTTTCGTCTTGCGCTTCTCATTTTGATGTTGCGTGTGTCTTTATATGAGACTTTGTCATGGAATCATGCATGTTCTGGAGTTATTGGCTCTTCTTCGTTAAAATGTTGTGGCACCACGGCGTACCCTGTTGGGTCTAGTGAGCCTTGTGATATTTACAAGTAcaagtcttgtgcatcctacttggctcacTTGAACCATCAGGGATGCTTGACAAAGTAGTGGTTTTCTCTCACTAATATTCATGCTACAATGCATGGTTATGAGATAGTGGTCAAATGAATATATGAACCCTAGTCCATTTTAAGCATAAGAAACACCTTATACTTTACTTTACTAGgacttttattttttgaaattaattaaatagaaaatacaaTCAAATTTACTTCGCTTCATTTGTAGTTTACATATGAAATCCCTCACTGGAAACATTTTTTCAGTGTCACATTTGTTATTTTAacatttctattttatttctatGTAACCTCAAACATACTCCGTGTTGCTTGACAACCAGAACGGTAAAGACGGGGACACAAGGCAATCATTTTTGTTTTGTAGGTTCCTATAAGAGGATAGATAGAGAGAACTAGCattcgagagttcgatataaccccgagtcacccttgtggggaaaagttCTGATTGTACCACACTtttcacttggagtcccaacaagtTGGCTTAAATGTAGTATTGTTGGCATCAGTGGAGAGGGTTGATTATCTCTTTGTGTGCTCGGGTAGGAACTCAAGTGAGTCTCAAGCTTGTCTATTGTGAATAATGAATGGTGAGATTGTATCAATGTGATCTAATGAGATTGGTTGTCCCCAGACCCTTATATACATGGTGGTCAAGAGTTAAAAGTGTCAATCTCATCTATGACCATAAAGAAACCCATAGTGTGATATACTGGATCCGATCACGACCGGTTACAATCGTGTCCTACAAAATCCTTAGCCCGATATTTGCGTGGGCTCCACACCAAGATGATCATCGAGCATGCCCTAGATGGTCCGTCTTCATGCCTAATAGGCCTATCCGGTGACCATGACCTCCATAGACATGATTCCCGTATACGCTTGACAATCATGAATTTGCATCTTGAATGTATCATGCCTTTTACTCAAATTTGTACTTGCTAGTTTGTGCCACTATGTTTCCAAGAGAGATTAAGTGAACCCATAAACCTCGCTCCATTTTCTCATAAAATAAACAGATTTTACTTCACTTTACTTATAGCTGAAAGTTTTCCAATTAATTATTTTGAATATAAAAGACACTATATTATTTTTTTGAGGTTATCTTCCTACTTTTTGTTCACTTCCgttggaactaacaccgagagatAGAGTAGACCGATAATTATCCTTCATTGTTCTATGCGTTAGACCCATAGTTATGTTGTGGGGAAGAGACTCCCTACAATGGAACTCTCTACTCGTAGTCTCAATGAGTTGGAAAACGTTATTAGTGTATCCATCAAGCATAGTTGTTGGTATCGGTAGCAGCAACAACCTTAACAACCACCTTTCTAGCTACATCTTCCACCCAAAAAAATTAGGCACCTCTAGCACAACTGAAGATGCTATGGCGCCTCTAACACCACTGTGTTATTAGGCAATGTCTATGAGTgatcaactatgaaggaaatGAGAACATCTTCGGCACTAGGACCAGAGTAAACTCAACCATACTCATGCCCTACAACAGATTACCATCCTACACATGTCATGAATGTTAAATGCACAAACTACTCTTTATCGGATGATATCATGTATAACGGGAATGCTAGTAGAAAGATGAGAACTATGATGTGTATAACATATCCTATTACCAACAACCACCCTTGTCAAGGGACTGCAAACTAGTGCAAGTTTCACCTCTCACATGAACTAGCATAGCATACAACCTAGGCAAGTAGGCATTACCATCAGGTCTAGGTCTAGGATCGGTGACACATGCACAACTTATAAAACTAGCATCAAATCTGTTAATGCTCACAAAACTTCATCAAAATACAAATACAAAACTAACAACTAGCATAGTATCTACCGCATGCTGACAGAACATCATCAAAGTACATAAGAAAAATTAACAACTACGTGTAGTATCAGATCTAGAGACATGCACATCTAACAACTACCATTagacatagaacatcctcatgaatCAAAGCTATAAATTGAAGGGGTTTAGGTTCCTTACACAAGCCATCAAAGGCTCGGAAGATGACACAATAAACAGCGtgaagaagaggatgaacaaGGTTATGTGCCCtataacaagctctactacgacgtgCTTTGCCCGAATCTGGTGATGGAGAAGTGAGGATGGCGGCGCGACTTTGGCTCGCTCCAATGCTTCTAGTCGTCGCTATGTGGTCAAAAACCTGCTTGTAACTTTTATTACTTTTGGTGCTCTTTGTCGATGATTAAATAGATGGGTGAAAAAAATAATGCTTCACATGCACTGTAGAGTGCCGACTAGTCTCAGCGAGCCGGTCGGTCTCTTGATCGGTCAGCCAAGACGACAAGGGTACGACGACGCAGCACTGGGCATCCGGCGCCCCCCAGTCGAGCTTTCaccgtgcatgcatgcatgcatcccgCCCTGGTTTTTTACCGCGCGCGCGACAAGCACCCGCCGCGGCCATGCCGCCTTGCGTACGGGGCTCGCACACCACGCTCCGGAGAAAGTCAGCGTCCATCCATCTATCTATACGTCGCGTTTCCGTGTGTGCAGCCACACAAGCACACATCGTCTACAATCCAAGAGAAAAGAATGAGAAAAATAATCCAAATCCCCGTCGCTCTCTCCCTCCCTGTACCCCCTGATCTCCTCTGCCTGCTCTCACATACTTCTTTATTGTCCTCTTTGGAAGCCAACTCAAGTTACCCATCCGTTTCTAGCTCCCCTCTCACTGCTACTACGTGCTATCGATCTCCATCATTCCCTCTCTCTCTTCCCCCTTGCTGCTGCTAGCTACGGAGTACCTTGCTTGGTGTAAAGAAAAGATGGTTCCCCTTTCCGCGCCGTGGCTGCTAGCTAGCTAACTAGCAAACCCATCCTCTCTCACATCACATCCTGCTTCCCCTCCACCCTACCTCCTTTTCTGCAGCCCCCGCCCAAATAAACAACCTTCCTTGCTTGCTTTCTTGCCTGATTGATATATTGCTAGCTCTCCATTCTCCTAGCTAGCGAACTGGCAGATCGACCCAGCCTGCgtctgtcttcaacgacatgtacccgagtagctagatgattgctaCATCAGCCGGCGTTCCTTTACTTGCTGTGAATTGATTGTGGAAGCAAGGGAATTATTGAGCGGTTGGCGAACCTCTCCTGCTTTCTTGCTTGTGCCGAGCATCCACTATAGAGAAAGAGAGATCGGCCGGAGGAAGAGGTAGAGAACCCTAGCTAGCGAGGAAGCCTCGCCGCGATGTGCGACTACTTCCTCCAGCGGATGGAGGGCGACCAGGCAGGCGGAGGTGGGGACCTCACTGACATCGTGCGGGCCGGCGGCGCGATGCCGGGCAACAGCGACGGCGACCTCCCTTCCACGGCCGCCGAGTGGCAGCTGCAGCCCGCCGGCCAGCCGATGCTGTTCCCGCCCCCGCCGTCGTCGACGGACGGCGCCGACGTCTTCGGTGACCCTTTCGCGGGGCTCGGTGACCCCTTCAGCAGCGACTACTCTTCCGGCGCCGCCAACTTCCTCGACGGCATACCGGATGCCATGGCCAAGGTCGGCTTCGACGGCGGCATGAGCGCctgcggaggaggccgaggcggcgaACAGATGTTGGACATGGGCAGGAAGCCGCTCTTGCCGAGGGGGATGCAGCAGATGATGCCGGGAGGTATCGGTGGCGGGATGGGGCCGAGGCTCATGCCGTCGCCGCTGTCGCCGATAGCGATACGCCCGTACCCGGCCATGACCACTGGCGACATGATGAAGCTCGGCATCACGGCTGGGCAGGCGGCCGGGTGCGCCatcgacgccgccgtcgccggcatgCAGATGTCGTCGCCGCGCAACAGCGGCGGGATCAAGCGCAGGTTGGACCCGCCCGGCAACACATATATCGCTATCGGTTAATTAGATCTGAACCGATACAAGCTAGAATTCCTCGACGCATTGCATGCATACTTCTCGGATAGCTTGTTCGCCAATGATTTCTACGGGAAAAGTTCAACGACTTCTCCCCTTCTCTTTCCTTTCTTCTACACTTCAATTCGCTGTTTTCCTTTCCGTGTTCTTCACTTCACCGTGAAGAGAGGCGAGGAAGTTCCGAGGATTTCTCGGGATGTGACCAGAAATTAATCGGCAAGACTGAGTATTGCCTGGAGCTCGAAATTTTAGGCGCAATAGTCTTCGTAGCCACATGGTGATCGTGTGATCGGCGCGAATATTTCTGAATTGGCAAAACGATGCCTCTATACTATCGAGGTCATGTCATGTGCATCTACACATAGGCAGATTTCTTTCCGGCCGGAAAGTTTGCCTTTTTGAAACCCTAAGCTGTTTGCACTAGTACGTTTCAACTTTTTTCGAGGTTATACGTTTCAAACTTTAGTTGCAACATTTCCAGGAAACTAATTTACTATTTTGTTGCAACATCTCGCGAGTACTTACATTTGGTACTGTGAAATAGTTATGATCTTTCACGTTTGTGATTGTTTTCGCTGCTTAATATTACTTGCCTATGATCAATGTGTATAGGAAAAACCAGGCGAGGAAGGTGGTCTGCATCCCGGCACCGACAACGGCGGGATCAAGACCAACTGGGGAGGTGGTTCCTTCTGATCTCTGGGCATGGAGAAAGTACGGCCAGAAGCCCATCAAGGGTTCTCCTCACCCAAGGTATGTTGACATGCATAAGTTACAAACTCTCTTCCCATCCAAACGAAATTGTTTAGTTTGTGTTGGATTGTTTGGTGCTTCTATTGCACTACCAAGTACCAAGTTGTCAGCATCTGGAAAGAAGTCATTAGCATACATCGAAATCTGTGTGCTTAAATGAAGATGAAGCTTCTGAGGTGATAAGACTAAATAATTCTTGGTTTCATGGTCTTGCATTATAAAATGTTTCAACTCCATATTGTGCACGATCGATTCATGAACTCTCGCGCTGAAATTAAATCTGTGAGAAATAAATGGTGCCTATGTAGTTAGCTAGTTACGAATTTAAGTTCACCAACATATTAGCTTCTTCCTCTTAAAATGTCATTTTTTGGGGTACACATTAGGGGTGTTATAATTTGGTAAATTATGAACCAAGATGGGTCCGATGATTAAATAGGGTATACAAAGATTCACTAATTCCTTGTTTCAATTCTCAAAGAATGATGTATGCATAAGAGTTTGAACAAATTGACTGTTTTAGGCACAATGTGCCTCATCACAAACTAGATTGAGTTTAAACTGATGGTTGAGTGCATAGCCGATGCAAGTCCCTGATTTCCTTCCCTTTTTAAACGAAGATTGAGTTCAGTACTAAGAGCAGTGCATATGATACATTAGTTTTTTTAAGCAACCATAAAATTTAAATTAAAAGTCTTAAGGATGCAGTAGGGAAACCCCTATATTATTTGTtttgaaataataagaacccaaatgtgCGTTCCTAGGGAGTTGAACCTAGGTAACTGGATTGTACATCCACTTTCCTAAAAGCCTTGATTTACTTATGAAAGCATGACATTTGAGTTATACATATTTTTTATTTGCTGCACATATATAGGCATCTCTCGAAACAACATTAGACCGAAATTCAACTTATTTGCAGTTAAGCACATCTTGGAACAACATTAGACCGGAAATTCAGCTTATTTGCTCAGAGGCACATCTCGGAACAACATTAGGCCGAAAATTCAGCATAGCAATATATATAGGTCCTTCTTTGGGATAAAGCTCAAATAATTTTACTTCCATTATTACTTGTAGCTTTGGTACCAATATTTCTAAATGTTCATTTTTGGCCATTGGACTTTGGTACACATCATTTTCTCTAACTTTGTTGGCCACCCCAAGGAGGCAAGAACTACCCAAAGTTGTcttactattttttttttttgcgaatagtctTAGTATATTTTTGGACGAAAGCTTACTAAATTTTGTCTTATATCAAAATAAGCACAAAATTAAGGAGACCTAATAATGTGATCAACGTGCATGTACTGAACATGAGGTACATGCATGGAGATGGAGGCTGATTAAATCTAACATATGTTCTTGTTGATTACAATGAATGATACACAGAGGGTACTACAGATGCAGCAGCTCGAAAGGGTGCTCGGCACGGAAGCAGGTCGAGCGCAGTCGGACTGACCCCAACATGCTCGTCATCACCTACACCTCCGAGCACAACCACCCATGGCCGACCCAGCGCAACGCGCTCGCCGGCTCAACCCGGTCTCATCACGGCAAGAACGGCAGTGGCGGCGGGGGCAGCGGCTCAGGTTCCAAGAGCTCGCAGAATGTTAAGCAACCACAGCCAAATAATGTCAAGGAAGAGAGAAAGGATCATCAAACAGCGACGACGACTAGCACAGTCACTACCACAACCAGTACATCTCCTATGATCGTGAAGGAGGAGACCATGACATTGGCCCGTTCATCGGATCAGTCGTTGGTGAGAGACCAGAGATCCGTGGACACGGCGGCCGGAGTACAGCAGGTAGACCACAGTGAGCTCATGGACCATGTGTTCACCGAGAGCTACAGGCCGATGATGGCGGAGTCCGGCCAACACGAGGACTTCTTCGCTGATTTTGCCGACCTCACCGAGCTGGAGTCGGATCCCATGAGCCTCATCTTCTCCAAGGAGTACATGGAGGCCAGGCCAAGCGGTAATGGCCATCATGTCCAGGAGAAGGCAGCTGTGGCCAAGGAGTTGGATCCGTTCGACATGCTAGATTGGTCCACTACTTCTACAGCAGGGAGCACGTCTGAGCTAGGGAAGAGAAGCTAAATTAATCTGTGCTTTGATCGGCGCAATGCGCAGAAGCAGGGTTTACGCATACGGTTACACACGCACACTACTTGATCTCCAGCTAAATAACCTTGAAGATTAACTACCACAAGGAAAGCAAGGAAGAAAGATGAgagtttttttcacttttttaattttcttttgtttgttctCGGTTTCTTCTTATTATTGTTTGTGACAGAGATTGATTTTTTGTTGTTGAAGGTCTAGGATATGAACCTTGTTTTCTTAGGTTTGTCGCAGCTTGTACTCATGCATGCGATGAGGATCGTCTATCTCTCGATACTACtatcctcttgcatcgatatgtatgtgtgtttctagCGGGATTATGGTTATCTAACAGAATATTTAATGATGTTCCAAGTGTTGGGAGAAGAGGATAGATGTGTGTATGTGGGTCGTGATTGTGATAGATGGAAGAGCAGGAGCCCACGTCCTGGAAGCGGATGTGACACAAAAGAAAACTGGGGTATGCAGCTAGCATTGCAACGGAGGTGCCCTTTTGGTGTGTATGGCAGACCTCAAGTAAAAAcaactctctccctctctctagcTCAGTTGGCAGAATAGTGCATGTCTCACACACCGGTGAGAATCTGAATCAATATAGGGGAGGGAACACTAGCTGGCCTCTTGCTTGCAAGAGGAGAGCATATGTTGGATTCGCTGGACGGTACATATTTTTGTCTCTGCGCTGCGCCAAAGAAAAGTACTGCATTTACTTCCTGTGTTCACCTGAATTCCTGATGTGTACATCAGTATATATATGTTATGTATATATATTGGTCCAGCTAGCTCATCACGGGCGCACGTACTCGAGCAGTCGTGCGTATGCATACGTTTATACCTTTCAGTTCATGTGATATGATACTAACTACTGACGTAGGAGAATAGATATATAAGCAAGCTGCAAGCCCTAGCTGCCTCTTACATCATCATACGTGTCCTGTGAAGTACATATATATGCATACACATGCAGGGAGTATGTGTGCACTTCAGTACAAGGTGCATGTACTACATATGTAGCATATATCTAGCCAGCTTTTATTTGCCCCACATGATTTATACCATTCCAGACCCATCTATAGTGCTGCACAAGTATGTAGGGTCGACACTAGTTTTGAATACGCACCCTGCTCATCAGCTCATTCTTGTTTCCCAGTTGCTCTCTCAATGCATTGTGTGTAGAAAGCGAAGAAAGACCAGTGCATGACTGTATCATCTGTATTGGTGAGCATGTGGCATGTTTCTTGAAATACCCGAGTGCATTCCTCTGCTTTCATCAACGGGCAGCTTTTGGATAAACAAGTTGGTGCAAGCAACTAGATAAGCGTAACATAGCTGAGGTCTCAGCAGGTAAAGATACGAGTCAGCTAATTGAAATATGAAAATTTTAAATCCACTCTACGACTCTACGTACAACTTACTTTGTAACTAGATTTCCATGTCGACAAAACTAgtttcaaaatctaaaaaacaATTGGGTAATTTTGGCTGGCATAGAAATATTTGTAACCTTAAAATTAGAGCCAGATTCAAAATTAATTTAAAATTAATTCTAAATCTGGTCATTAAAATATTCAGTTTTCTGAATTAATTTGTGAAATCCCCAGATTTGCAAATTTCTGCCTTAGTACCAAACGTATAAACCTTGTGCATAAGTATATACACGTTTCTTAAAAAACAAGGGGAGATAATAAAAAGGCTAAATTTAGAG includes these proteins:
- the LOC124671408 gene encoding probable WRKY transcription factor 14, with the protein product MCDYFLQRMEGDQAGGGGDLTDIVRAGGAMPGNSDGDLPSTAAEWQLQPAGQPMLFPPPPSSTDGADVFGDPFAGLGDPFSSDYSSGAANFLDGIPDAMAKVGFDGGMSACGGGRGGEQMLDMGRKPLLPRGMQQMMPGGIGGGMGPRLMPSPLSPIAIRPYPAMTTGDMMKLGITAGQAAGCAIDAAVAGMQMSSPRNSGGIKRRKNQARKVVCIPAPTTAGSRPTGEVVPSDLWAWRKYGQKPIKGSPHPRGYYRCSSSKGCSARKQVERSRTDPNMLVITYTSEHNHPWPTQRNALAGSTRSHHGKNGSGGGGSGSGSKSSQNVKQPQPNNVKEERKDHQTATTTSTVTTTTSTSPMIVKEETMTLARSSDQSLVRDQRSVDTAAGVQQVDHSELMDHVFTESYRPMMAESGQHEDFFADFADLTELESDPMSLIFSKEYMEARPSGNGHHVQEKAAVAKELDPFDMLDWSTTSTAGSTSELGKRS